GTATGCCCTTAGGCGGCCTTATCCCCATCTTCTCGAAGAGAGCGGGGTTCCTCAGGGGCCACTCGACGGCCTCGCGCAGACTCTGCTTGACCTCCTCGAGCCCTCCTATGTCGGTCCACCTGATGTTCGGGACCTCGACGTAGACCTCTCTGATTAAGCTAGGCTGGATCCCCTTCATTGCGGCCACGAAGTCGGCCCACGTGACCTTGAGCTCGGAAATTAATTGCTTGCCGATGGGCTTGCTCAAATCGATGCTTTTCTCTTGCATGAACCTCCTCAGAGCGTGCATCGCCGCCTCTTTCGCGAGTGCGGCGAGGTCTGCGCCGGTGTAGCCGTGGGTCATCTCGGCCAGCCTCTCCAGGTCCACGTCGTCGGCCAGCGGCATGCTGCGCGTGTGGACGGCCAGGATCTCCTTTCTGGCTCTCGTGTCGGGCGGACGGATCTCGATCTCCCTGTCGAATCTGCCGGGCCTCCTGAGGGCCGGGTCCACAGCTCCAGGCCTATTGGTGGCTCCTATAACGACGACCTTCCCCCTCTCTTTCAGCCCATCCATCAGCGTCAAGAGCTGAGCGACCACCCTCCTCTCGACCTCGCCGACCACCTCCTCTCTCTTCGGGGCGATGCTGTCTATCTCATCGATGAATATGATGGCTGGGGCGTTCTCTTGGGCCTCCTCGAATATCTCCCTCAGCCTCTGCTCGCTCTCGCCGTAGAACTTGCTCATGATCTCGGGGCCGTTTATCGATATGAAGTAAGCCCCTATTTCGTTGGCCAGAGCCTTGGCCAGCAGGGTCTTGCCCGTGCCAGGGGGGCCGTAGAGCAGTACCCCCTTCGGGGGCTCTACGCCGAGGTGCTTGAAGAGCTCGGGATGCTTAAGGGGGAGCTCTATCATCTCTCTCAATTTCTGCTTGGCTTCCTCGAGATCTCCTATGTCCTCCCACGTGACTCGCGGCACGCCGCGCTCGACGGCCTCGTGAGCCACGGGCTCCTCTCGTACGACTACCTGCGTCCTCTCCGTGATGTAGACGTTAGCTGTTGGCTGAGTCGATGTCACAACGAAGATCAGCGAAGGACCGCCGAAGAACGGCACTACGACCTTCTCGCCTCTCCTAACGGGTTTCCCTAGGAGATACTCCCGGATCACGGAAGCCAGATCCTCCGGTGAGATGAAGAGTCCCCTATAGAGTCCCTCGACAGGCGCCACCACGACCTTGTCGGCCTCCTCGACCGATGCCCTCCTAACGATCACCGTGTCATCGAGAGAAGCTCCCACGGCCTCTCGGAGGTGACCGTCTATTCTCACCATGTTCGGGTCTCGCTCGTCGTCTTCCGGGTACGCTCTCCACGCCTGAGCCAGAACGGATCCCTTTCTTCCCTCGATTTCTACGAAGTCCCCAGACGATATGCCAAGCGCTTTCATGGCTTCGGTGCTCAAGCGCGCGAGCTTCCTCCCCACATCTCTACTCTTAGCCTCGGCCACCCGCAGCTCCAGCTCTCTCCTCGTCGTCAAGGGTCTAGGTCCCAGCCTCGGTTATGTAAGCTAGGCTAAATTTACTTTAGACGCTCAGCGCGAGTGACGACTAGCTTTAATAAAGTCGGGGCGCGGGGCCTGAGCCGGATGAGGTGCGGCTCGAGTTGCGAGCCCTCGCTGAGCTAGCCAAGCTCTTCGCTGAGCTCGACAGGAGAGTCTCCGAGAGGGTTGAAGCGAAGCTGAGAGAAGCGTCTAGACTCATCGACGAGGCTGACGCTCTCTCCAATGAGCTCAGGAGCTTCGCTCAGAGCTCGCTAGAGCAAGCGATATCCGAGATAGAACGAGAAGCCGAGAGCCTACGCGCCGAGATATTAGGGAAGGGGCGAGAGCGCGAGAAAGAGCTCGTTGAGGAGCTCGAGAGCAGAGCGGCGAGAAACTTCGAGAGGGCCGTCTCTAGGGCCCTCGAGAAGGTGCTGGAGGAGTTGGGCGCTTGATCGGAATCTTTGCCTATGCCGCGTCTGCCCCGAGAATGAGAGTCATCAAGGCCTCTCTCCTCGAGGCGCAGAAGCTGGTGGAGCTTTCGAGAGCGGAGACGTTGGACGAGATCGTCAGGCTCCTCAAGGAGACGAGATACGCTCGGCGAATAAGCTCGGCGGCTAAGCTGCAGGAGGTGAGCGAGGGAATAACGAGAAGGCACTCAGAAGACCTAGCCAAGCTCTCGCGAGTCTCGGCCAGCGATGCTCGCGAGATCGTCACTCTGCTCCTGAAGCTCGAGGAGCTGCGAGCCATATTTACTGTGCTCTCAGCCTACTCGCGGGGAGGCCCTCAGGCCCTCTCCTCGATCCCGGCCTACAGGCTCACTGGCTCCGCTCTCGAGATTCGCGATCACTTGGCCTCCTCGAGAGAAGAGAGGAGGTCCCCAAGAGCCCTCGTCAAGAGGGCCCTCGCGGTAGTTAAGGACGAGCTTCTGCGAAGCGCGCTGGAGGAAGCAACGAGGCGAGTGGAGAGGACCGAGAGCCTCCGCGTTATCGAGGCGATGGCCGCGCTGAAGATAATCGAGGCGATACTCGAGGCGGCGGAGCGAGCCTCGACCAGGCTGGCCCCTCCGCCCCGAGAACTCGTGGGCCCCCTGCTCGATTACATAATCGTTCAGATGCTAGCCGACCTCTGGCTCTTCAAGGAACTGGACAAGGAGGTCGTGGAGCTCGCCGCCAAAGTGACGCGGGGAAGACTCTCCTCGGCAGTGAAAAGCCTGCCAGCCGCGGAGTCGCCCCTACAGCTCTATCAGGCTCTTCTCAGAGAGCACGGGCTACCCGCAGCGAGGCTCGAGGACCTGCCGAGGGCCGACGAGCACGCCTACGAGCAGATCACGCGGCTCATCAGGAGCAGAGCTCGGAGAGTCTTCGCCTCGTATCCACTGACCCCCTCGCTGGGCGTTGCCGCCTTCCTCCTCTTGCTCCTCGAGTATAGAGACCTCATGATGATCCTGGCGTCGCGACTCGTCGGCCGGAGACCGTTCCCCTGACCCGAGCGCGTCGGCTCAGCCCACAAGGCATCGAGGTCCCTAAACGTGAAAGAGCTCTTCGCTCCCTCCTCCGTGGTCGTAGTGGGGGCTTCCAGGTCCCCGAGCAAGGTGGGGCACGTAGTTCTCAAGAACATACTCGAGAGCGGGTACGGCGGCCGAGTCTACGCTGTCAATCCTCACGCCGACGAAGTACTCGGGCTAAAGTGTTACAGGTCTGTGACAGAGATACCCGACTCTCTCGAGCAAGCGGTAATCGCCGTGCCGTCCACGTCCGTGGCTGAGGTGGCCGAGCAGTGTGGCGAGAAGGGGGTCCGATGCCTCGTCGTGATCTCCGCGGGTTTCCGCGAGACGGGCCCCGAGGGCCTCAAGAGAGAGAAGGAGCTCGTAGCGATATGCAGGAGATACGGCATGAGGCTTTTGGGCCCGAACTGCCTCGGCTTGATCGATGCGCACACGCCTCTCAACGCCTCGTTCGCTGCTTCGACCCCCAAAGCCGGCGGCATAGCGCTTGTCTCGCAGAGCGGCGCTATAGTTACAGCTCTCTTGGACTGGGCTCATCGCGTCGGCGTGGGCTTCTCCAAAGTAGTCAGCTTGGGCAACAAGGCCGACATAGACGAGGTAGACCTCCTCGGAGCGCTCAGAGGAGACGAGCACACGAAGGTGGTCCTGCTTTACGTAGAGGAAATAGAGCGTGGCGCCGAGTTCGTTGAGGCTGCCCGCGAGCTCTCCCTAGCTAAGCCTCTCGTGGTGTTGCGAGGCGGGACGACCGAGGCTGGAGCTAGAGCGGCTGCAAGCCACACGGGCGCTCTCGCCGGAGATCACGCAGTCTACAGAGCGGCTTTCCGAAAGGTCGGAGCCGTGGAGGTCTCAGGTCTCGCGGACCTCGTGGCGGCATCTCTCGTCCTCGAGCGATGGAGAAGACTCAGTGGAGGAATCGCCGTAGTCACCAACGCCGGGGGCCCGGGCATAATAGCGGTGGACCAACTCGTCTCGATCGGGGTTCCTCTCGCCAGAATCTCTCGTTCTCTCGCCGAGGCTCTGAAATTGGCGCTCCCGCCGGCCGCCAGCGTGCTGAACCCTATCGATGTGCTCGGCGACGCGGGCCCCGAGAGATACGCGGAGGCCCTAAGGCTCTTGCTCGCTAGCGAGGAGGTGGGGGGAGCTCTGGTTCTGCTGACCCCGCAAGCTATGACGAAGCCCGTCGAAACGGCTAGGATGATCGCGGAGATCGCCGAGAAAACCTCCTTCAAGCCCGTCGTCGCTTCTTTTCTGGGCGGAGACCTCGTCGAGAAGGCGCGCTCGCTTCTGCTCGAGCGGGGAGTGCCTTGCTTCGAGTGGATCGAGTTGGCGGCGTCTTCGTTGAAGTCTCTGCGCGATTACTCGCTGGCTGTGGAGAGAGCTAGGCGGATCGCCGAAGAGGCGGAGCCGAGTCTCGAGGTCGATAGAGAGCTAGTCGCTCGGGAGCTCAATGAGGCGGTGCGCGAGGGGAGGAGAGTCCTGACCGAAGAAGAGGCGCTGGAAGTCGCGAGAGCTTACGGCATTGAAGCGGCCCCGGCGCGTTTGGCCAGGACGGCTGAGGAGGCGGTGGAGGCGGCTGAGCGACTCGGCTACCCCGTCGCTCTGAAGATTTCCTCGCCCGATGTATTGCACAAAACAGATGTCGGCGGCGTGAGATTGGGGCTTAGCTCGCCGGAAGAGGTGGTTCGGGGCTTCAACGAACTCGTTGAGAGAACGACGAGGCTCGCGCCGGCGGCTAGAGTGAGAGGAGTCTTGGTGCAGAAAATGCTAGCGCGCGGGCGCGAGGCGGCGGTGGGCGCGACGCTCGACGAACGCTTCGGCCACCTCATAATGTTTGGGAGCGGAGGGGTATACGTCGAGTTGCTGAGAGACGTCTCATTCGCGCTCGCTCCTCTCAAGAGGAGCGAGGCTCTCGAACTCGTCGAGTCCACGAGGCTCGGGACTCTACTGCGAGGTTATCGGGGCGAGCCTCCAGGCGACATCGAGTGCGCGGTCGAAGTCCTACTCAGAGTTAGCAGATTAGTCACGGATTTCAAGCGATCGATATATGAGATAGATATAAATCCATTATTCGTGTACGAAAAAGGATGTGCCACCCCCGACGTGAAGATCATCGTGGGGCGCTCTCACGGTGGCTAAGATCCTCCACTTGGTGGGTCCCAATTATTGCGGAAAAACCATGCTCGCCTACGGATTGGCTAGAAAAGCGCAAATGCTCGGACTTCGAGCATGTTACGTTAAGCCCGTATACGTGGCTAAATTTGAGTTCGGTCGACAAGACGTTGGAGACGCGGACTCCCTTACCATGAGAGAGGCGTTGGGCCTCTCGGTGGACGTAGACCTGTTGGCTCCCGTGGCGTTGCCCGAGCGGTATCTCGAGTTGACCGAGAAAGAGAGAGCCAACGCGATCGAGAGGCTCAAGAGAGTGTTCGAAAAGCTGGCGGACTCCTTCGATCTGATATTAGCCGAGGGCTACGGCCCCCCGGAGACGTTCTCCAGGATAGGACTTGGGGCCCCCGACGTCGCCAGAGCGATCGGCGCTCAGGTCATCTTCGTGGCCGGGTGCAAGGGGGAATATATGAT
The Fervidicoccaceae archaeon genome window above contains:
- a CDS encoding CDC48 family AAA ATPase codes for the protein MTTRRELELRVAEAKSRDVGRKLARLSTEAMKALGISSGDFVEIEGRKGSVLAQAWRAYPEDDERDPNMVRIDGHLREAVGASLDDTVIVRRASVEEADKVVVAPVEGLYRGLFISPEDLASVIREYLLGKPVRRGEKVVVPFFGGPSLIFVVTSTQPTANVYITERTQVVVREEPVAHEAVERGVPRVTWEDIGDLEEAKQKLREMIELPLKHPELFKHLGVEPPKGVLLYGPPGTGKTLLAKALANEIGAYFISINGPEIMSKFYGESEQRLREIFEEAQENAPAIIFIDEIDSIAPKREEVVGEVERRVVAQLLTLMDGLKERGKVVVIGATNRPGAVDPALRRPGRFDREIEIRPPDTRARKEILAVHTRSMPLADDVDLERLAEMTHGYTGADLAALAKEAAMHALRRFMQEKSIDLSKPIGKQLISELKVTWADFVAAMKGIQPSLIREVYVEVPNIRWTDIGGLEEVKQSLREAVEWPLRNPALFEKMGIRPPKGILLYGPPGTGKTLLAKAVATESEANFIAIRGPEILSKWVGESE
- a CDS encoding V-type ATPase subunit; its protein translation is MIGIFAYAASAPRMRVIKASLLEAQKLVELSRAETLDEIVRLLKETRYARRISSAAKLQEVSEGITRRHSEDLAKLSRVSASDAREIVTLLLKLEELRAIFTVLSAYSRGGPQALSSIPAYRLTGSALEIRDHLASSREERRSPRALVKRALAVVKDELLRSALEEATRRVERTESLRVIEAMAALKIIEAILEAAERASTRLAPPPRELVGPLLDYIIVQMLADLWLFKELDKEVVELAAKVTRGRLSSAVKSLPAAESPLQLYQALLREHGLPAARLEDLPRADEHAYEQITRLIRSRARRVFASYPLTPSLGVAAFLLLLLEYRDLMMILASRLVGRRPFP
- a CDS encoding acetate--CoA ligase family protein; protein product: MKELFAPSSVVVVGASRSPSKVGHVVLKNILESGYGGRVYAVNPHADEVLGLKCYRSVTEIPDSLEQAVIAVPSTSVAEVAEQCGEKGVRCLVVISAGFRETGPEGLKREKELVAICRRYGMRLLGPNCLGLIDAHTPLNASFAASTPKAGGIALVSQSGAIVTALLDWAHRVGVGFSKVVSLGNKADIDEVDLLGALRGDEHTKVVLLYVEEIERGAEFVEAARELSLAKPLVVLRGGTTEAGARAAASHTGALAGDHAVYRAAFRKVGAVEVSGLADLVAASLVLERWRRLSGGIAVVTNAGGPGIIAVDQLVSIGVPLARISRSLAEALKLALPPAASVLNPIDVLGDAGPERYAEALRLLLASEEVGGALVLLTPQAMTKPVETARMIAEIAEKTSFKPVVASFLGGDLVEKARSLLLERGVPCFEWIELAASSLKSLRDYSLAVERARRIAEEAEPSLEVDRELVARELNEAVREGRRVLTEEEALEVARAYGIEAAPARLARTAEEAVEAAERLGYPVALKISSPDVLHKTDVGGVRLGLSSPEEVVRGFNELVERTTRLAPAARVRGVLVQKMLARGREAAVGATLDERFGHLIMFGSGGVYVELLRDVSFALAPLKRSEALELVESTRLGTLLRGYRGEPPGDIECAVEVLLRVSRLVTDFKRSIYEIDINPLFVYEKGCATPDVKIIVGRSHGG